From a single Cyclobacterium marinum DSM 745 genomic region:
- a CDS encoding Abi family protein, with amino-acid sequence MFDKRPTTINEQIEILKSRGLKIESESEASHYLSHISYYRLGEYWHSMQEDKERHIFKATSKFSDVIALYCFDRELRSLLFDVIEKLEISLRTKLIYHLSHEFDPWWFQNFEIFTDSRALVKTLSGLEEEISRSKDPILKNHFKKHKDDKRFPPAWKTLEQTSFGALSKLYGNLKNTIKSKNTIAEEYGTVNHTFLPSWLQSIAQIRNYCAHHSRLWNKNLPGAPKLLSNPPYAWVQDVPKQHEFLKLYVHLCLMKYLLNVVAPGNHFTKKLIHLFEKYPNVDPNALGMKLNWSEEDLWKTYSSNKSD; translated from the coding sequence ATGTTTGACAAGAGGCCCACTACTATCAATGAACAAATTGAAATCCTTAAATCCCGAGGACTAAAGATTGAATCGGAATCTGAAGCCAGTCACTATTTATCCCATATCAGCTACTATCGTTTGGGTGAGTATTGGCATTCTATGCAAGAAGATAAAGAAAGGCATATTTTTAAAGCTACCAGCAAATTTTCAGATGTAATTGCATTGTATTGTTTCGATAGGGAGTTAAGGTCTCTATTATTTGACGTAATTGAGAAATTAGAGATTAGTTTGCGGACTAAATTAATCTATCATTTAAGCCATGAATTCGATCCTTGGTGGTTTCAAAACTTTGAGATTTTTACCGATAGTAGAGCATTAGTAAAAACGCTTTCAGGGTTGGAGGAGGAGATAAGCAGGTCAAAAGATCCAATCCTTAAAAACCATTTTAAAAAGCATAAAGATGATAAACGTTTTCCTCCTGCTTGGAAAACATTGGAGCAAACAAGTTTTGGGGCATTGTCGAAATTATACGGTAATCTCAAAAATACCATTAAATCAAAAAACACCATTGCAGAAGAATATGGTACTGTAAATCATACATTTCTTCCGAGCTGGTTACAGTCCATTGCACAAATCAGAAACTATTGCGCCCATCATTCCAGACTATGGAACAAAAACCTTCCTGGAGCTCCCAAGTTGCTATCTAATCCACCGTATGCTTGGGTCCAAGATGTTCCAAAGCAACATGAGTTTCTTAAGCTTTATGTCCATCTTTGCCTAATGAAGTATTTATTGAATGTAGTAGCTCCGGGAAACCATTTCACTAAGAAATTGATTCATTTATTTGAAAAATACCCAAATGTGGACCCAAACGCACTAGGTATGAAACTGAATTGGTCTGAGGAAGACTTATGGAAGACTTACAGTAGTAATAAAAGTGATTAA
- a CDS encoding AI-2E family transporter produces the protein MQLSFQKSFYALAFVFLLLFAMVMAKSVLISLCFALLLSFILHPLHNFLMRKGVPIILAAFLVLITFFLIIIGVFTFFSAEIISLSDELSNFRDKLMTLFTDSIVYLNENVSFLGNLEKEKILSDAKSWAKSGATDLIGTTFSSTTSFFTGLFTTIIYCFLFLIYKEGLVSAFTQFAPEDKEPEYLQMLKKIQLVGQKYLSGMLTLILILGFANSIGLWIIGLDNPFLFGFLAASLSIIPYVGTTLGASIPVLYAFMSKDELWVPLAVGLMFWLIQVIESNFLSPKVVGNSVNINALAAILSLIVGATVWGVAGMILFLPFAAMLKVVCDHYEPLKPFGMLLGDDQFNEKEKNSSSWFKKVKEMF, from the coding sequence ATGCAACTCTCCTTCCAAAAGTCATTTTACGCACTTGCTTTCGTATTTCTCCTATTGTTTGCCATGGTCATGGCAAAGAGTGTGCTGATATCTTTATGCTTTGCCTTATTGCTGTCATTTATCCTGCATCCACTGCATAATTTTTTGATGCGAAAAGGTGTTCCAATCATTTTAGCCGCATTTTTGGTGCTGATAACCTTTTTCTTAATCATAATAGGAGTATTCACATTCTTTTCCGCAGAAATAATCTCATTATCAGATGAATTAAGCAATTTCAGAGATAAGTTGATGACCCTGTTTACAGATTCCATCGTTTACCTTAATGAAAACGTAAGTTTTTTAGGCAATCTAGAGAAAGAAAAAATATTATCAGATGCTAAATCTTGGGCCAAAAGTGGAGCAACAGATCTTATAGGCACAACCTTCAGCAGTACCACCAGTTTTTTTACAGGCCTTTTCACTACGATTATTTACTGTTTTTTATTTTTAATTTATAAAGAAGGATTGGTATCTGCATTTACACAATTTGCACCCGAGGACAAGGAGCCCGAGTACCTTCAAATGCTCAAAAAGATCCAGCTTGTAGGCCAAAAATACCTATCAGGAATGCTTACCTTAATCCTTATTCTTGGCTTTGCCAATAGCATTGGATTATGGATCATCGGTCTTGACAACCCCTTCCTTTTTGGTTTCTTAGCAGCCTCTCTCTCCATTATACCTTACGTGGGAACCACATTGGGTGCAAGTATTCCTGTACTCTATGCTTTTATGTCTAAGGATGAACTTTGGGTGCCATTGGCAGTAGGCTTAATGTTTTGGCTAATTCAGGTTATCGAAAGTAATTTTCTAAGCCCTAAAGTGGTAGGGAATAGTGTTAATATTAACGCCCTTGCAGCCATTCTAAGTTTAATAGTTGGGGCAACAGTATGGGGCGTGGCAGGGATGATATTATTTTTGCCTTTTGCTGCCATGTTAAAAGTGGTTTGTGATCATTACGAACCACTTAAACCCTTTGGCATGTTACTTGGGGATGACCAGTTCAATGAAAAAGAAAAGAATTCCAGTTCTTGGTTTAAAAAGGTGAAGGAAATGTTTTAG
- a CDS encoding phosphoadenylyl-sulfate reductase, translating into MQESAISKKVYSKEEIKALNEKYRDLTVEERVKQLYKDFAPGEVMLTSSFAATSALLLSVFSKSNSAQKIYFIDTGYHFPETLEYREKLTELYGLNVESVSAGKEDHAFTSKNQTWKTDPELCCSINKVKPLELIKQRFSVWVSGLMSWQSDHRATLDIFEERGGILKFYPLLDVTEEERDEYINKHKLPFHPLIAFGYHSIGCKHCTVPGEDRSGRWNNSPKTECGLHL; encoded by the coding sequence ATGCAGGAATCCGCTATATCAAAAAAAGTTTATTCAAAGGAAGAGATTAAAGCCCTTAATGAAAAATACAGGGATTTAACAGTAGAAGAACGCGTAAAGCAATTGTATAAGGATTTTGCTCCCGGAGAAGTGATGCTCACAAGTTCCTTTGCGGCTACTTCCGCTTTGTTGTTAAGTGTATTTTCAAAAAGCAATTCAGCTCAAAAAATTTATTTTATTGATACAGGCTATCATTTTCCTGAAACTTTAGAGTATCGGGAAAAATTAACCGAACTATATGGATTGAATGTGGAATCTGTGAGTGCCGGAAAAGAAGATCATGCCTTTACCAGTAAAAACCAAACATGGAAGACTGACCCTGAATTGTGTTGCTCCATTAATAAAGTGAAGCCGCTCGAGTTAATCAAGCAAAGGTTTTCTGTTTGGGTTTCAGGCCTAATGAGTTGGCAAAGTGACCACAGGGCTACCCTGGATATCTTTGAAGAGCGAGGAGGGATTCTTAAATTTTACCCTTTATTGGATGTAACCGAGGAGGAGAGAGATGAGTACATCAATAAACATAAACTACCTTTCCATCCCTTGATAGCCTTTGGCTACCATTCTATAGGGTGTAAGCACTGTACAGTTCCTGGAGAGGATAGAAGTGGAAGATGGAACAATAGTCCAAAGACAGAGTGTGGTCTGCACCTTTAA
- a CDS encoding MBOAT family O-acyltransferase — protein sequence MLFNSFEFLLGFLPVTLFVFYFFGPKLKSPFTGLWLLVCSLFFYGWWNPAYLALILFSIGFNYFISKRIYPGKKKTLSFGITVNLLGIVFFKYTDFLIYNLNFIPDLSFGYLNLVLPLGISFYTFQQIAYLVDSYKGTQKEKSLFSYGLFVSFFPQLIAGPIVHHSEMMGQFRKPNLTKPNYDNLSRGLFIFMMGLAKKIVIADSFAIIANKGYANINSLGSVEAWASSLAYSLQLYFDFSGYSAMAIGLGLLFNIRLPQNFNSPYKSLSIKEFWRNWHMTLSRFLRDYVYIPLGGNKNGNFRTSINLVVTFLLGGIWHGAGWTFIFWGFLHGIALVIHREWTKLGLNLPKVLALLLTFMFVNITWVFFRAESWSGSLEMLQRMFFKVPGEEGFYLVSNFYDLPVWIAGVVLLFMPNAIELGRRLKPTFTYLILNILLFLLNVIYLNSIVKNDFLYFDF from the coding sequence ATGTTATTTAATTCTTTTGAATTTCTACTAGGGTTTCTACCTGTAACCCTATTTGTTTTTTATTTTTTCGGGCCAAAGCTAAAATCTCCTTTCACAGGTCTATGGCTCCTTGTCTGCTCTTTATTTTTCTATGGTTGGTGGAATCCCGCTTATTTGGCATTGATTCTATTTTCCATAGGGTTCAATTATTTTATATCTAAAAGGATTTATCCCGGGAAGAAAAAAACACTTTCATTTGGTATAACTGTGAATTTACTAGGTATTGTGTTTTTTAAATACACCGATTTCCTCATTTATAACCTCAACTTTATTCCCGATCTCTCTTTTGGCTACCTAAACCTCGTACTTCCCTTAGGGATCTCCTTTTATACTTTTCAGCAAATAGCCTATTTGGTGGACAGCTATAAAGGAACGCAAAAGGAAAAAAGTTTATTTTCCTATGGGTTATTTGTCTCATTTTTTCCCCAATTGATAGCAGGGCCAATAGTGCACCATTCTGAAATGATGGGGCAGTTCAGGAAACCCAACCTTACTAAACCTAATTACGACAACCTTTCAAGAGGTTTGTTTATTTTCATGATGGGGTTGGCAAAGAAGATTGTAATAGCAGATAGTTTTGCTATTATAGCTAACAAAGGATATGCCAATATCAATTCCTTGGGTTCAGTAGAAGCTTGGGCCTCTTCTTTGGCTTATTCCTTACAATTATATTTTGATTTTAGTGGTTACTCAGCCATGGCCATTGGTTTAGGACTTTTATTTAATATTCGACTTCCCCAAAATTTTAATTCACCCTATAAATCATTGAGCATAAAGGAGTTTTGGAGGAATTGGCACATGACCTTAAGCCGGTTTTTAAGGGATTATGTTTATATCCCATTGGGAGGGAATAAAAATGGGAACTTCAGGACAAGCATCAACCTAGTGGTAACCTTTTTGCTTGGAGGGATCTGGCATGGTGCCGGATGGACTTTTATATTTTGGGGGTTTTTGCATGGAATAGCACTAGTGATTCACCGAGAGTGGACCAAGTTAGGATTGAATCTTCCTAAAGTTTTGGCCCTTTTGCTCACCTTTATGTTTGTGAACATTACCTGGGTGTTTTTTAGGGCGGAATCTTGGAGTGGCTCACTTGAAATGTTACAACGGATGTTTTTTAAGGTACCGGGTGAGGAGGGTTTTTACCTCGTAAGTAATTTTTACGACTTACCTGTCTGGATAGCCGGAGTGGTACTGCTCTTTATGCCCAATGCAATAGAATTAGGTAGGAGACTGAAACCTACGTTCACTTATTTAATATTAAATATCCTGTTGTTTTTGCTCAATGTGATTTACCTTAACTCCATTGTTAAGAATGACTTTTTGTATTTTGACTTTTAA
- a CDS encoding DUF4197 domain-containing protein, which translates to MRFLSKTFFALLVFSMVSCTAAEVNKFLAAASESSLTESEVGNGLKEALIKGVTEGADLASSTDGFLKNDLIKIALPEDVQRVESTLRKIGLGSQVDQVITTINRGAENAAQEAKPIFIAAIKKMTITDAWNILKGEDDAATQYLQRTTTEELTTLFQPHVQESLDQVGATRYYGDLVNKYNSFPTTSRKLDPDLNAYVTQMAIQGLFKLVAQEEKAIRENPAERTSALLKRVFSAQDSSAE; encoded by the coding sequence ATGAGGTTTTTATCTAAAACATTCTTTGCACTACTAGTATTTTCAATGGTTAGCTGTACAGCAGCAGAAGTGAATAAATTTCTTGCAGCAGCCAGCGAATCGTCGCTCACAGAAAGTGAGGTAGGAAATGGACTTAAAGAAGCATTGATCAAAGGGGTGACTGAAGGAGCTGATTTGGCCTCTTCTACAGATGGGTTTTTAAAAAATGATTTAATAAAAATAGCATTGCCTGAAGATGTTCAAAGAGTGGAGTCCACCCTGAGGAAGATAGGGCTTGGTTCACAAGTAGATCAGGTAATAACCACCATCAACCGCGGAGCAGAAAATGCCGCCCAAGAGGCAAAACCAATATTTATCGCCGCCATTAAGAAAATGACCATAACAGATGCTTGGAATATCTTGAAAGGAGAGGATGATGCTGCCACCCAGTATTTGCAAAGGACCACTACAGAGGAACTAACCACTTTGTTTCAACCTCATGTGCAAGAATCCCTTGATCAAGTAGGCGCAACCCGTTATTATGGAGACTTGGTCAATAAATACAATTCCTTTCCAACTACCTCACGCAAGTTAGATCCGGATTTAAATGCTTATGTGACGCAAATGGCTATTCAAGGATTATTTAAGCTGGTAGCCCAAGAAGAGAAAGCCATTCGAGAAAACCCGGCAGAAAGGACTAGTGCATTATTGAAAAGGGTGTTTTCTGCGCAAGATAGCTCCGCAGAGTAA
- a CDS encoding glutamate--tRNA ligase family protein, which produces MKITKTRLAPTPSGYLHLGNVLSFLITVSLAKKHGAKILLRIDDLDHKRVKTEYIQDIFDTLDFLEIPYDEGPKSTKGFLQDYSQRNRLSIYKEFIDELKEKSKVFACECSRKTLLNKHPKRWYTGTCLDRNLPLDKKQTALRIITDLTHTININLYNEVNKPHHLTDAMIFFIVQKKDTYPSYQLASMADDIYFNVDFIVRGIDLWHSTLAQVYLSSQLPMQQTFNQAVFYHHQLYKEEGKKLSKSNGSYAIRQMIKAGTKKEEIYKRIGNHLHLPQLTTNLEEFSSQFLLQLDLSSKSGIVNSSPPLKAD; this is translated from the coding sequence ATGAAAATCACCAAAACCAGATTGGCACCAACCCCTAGTGGTTACCTTCATTTGGGGAATGTACTTTCATTTCTTATTACTGTAAGCTTAGCCAAAAAGCATGGTGCAAAAATCCTACTTCGAATCGATGATTTGGATCACAAGCGCGTCAAAACCGAGTATATTCAAGATATTTTTGATACGCTAGACTTTTTGGAAATACCCTATGATGAAGGTCCTAAAAGCACAAAGGGGTTTCTTCAAGATTATTCTCAACGAAATCGTCTTTCAATTTACAAAGAATTTATTGACGAATTAAAAGAAAAAAGTAAAGTTTTCGCCTGCGAATGTTCCAGAAAAACCCTTTTAAACAAACATCCCAAAAGGTGGTACACAGGCACTTGCCTTGATAGAAACTTACCTCTAGACAAAAAACAAACTGCACTTAGAATAATTACTGACTTAACGCATACAATTAATATCAACCTTTATAATGAAGTAAATAAACCTCATCACCTTACAGATGCTATGATTTTTTTTATAGTGCAAAAAAAAGATACCTACCCAAGTTATCAATTGGCATCTATGGCAGATGACATTTATTTTAACGTAGATTTTATTGTAAGAGGTATAGACCTGTGGCATTCAACACTTGCACAAGTTTACCTTTCTAGCCAGTTGCCAATGCAGCAGACATTTAATCAGGCGGTTTTCTACCACCATCAATTGTATAAAGAAGAAGGAAAAAAGCTATCCAAATCCAATGGAAGTTATGCTATTCGTCAAATGATTAAAGCCGGGACAAAAAAAGAAGAAATTTACAAGAGGATAGGCAATCACTTGCATTTACCCCAACTAACGACCAATTTAGAAGAATTCTCAAGTCAATTCCTTCTTCAATTGGATCTATCATCAAAATCCGGTATTGTCAATAGTTCTCCTCCTCTTAAGGCAGACTGA
- a CDS encoding SAM hydrolase/SAM-dependent halogenase family protein — translation MALVTFISDFGNSDYYVPAVKAKMLSINPQLTIVDISHEIALYDIAHAAFLLRSIYNDFPKGTVHLVALNTTSSITDGYIGIKLNEHIFIGPNNGVLSMLADHDPGIIVKFSDIHIKNSSFPAKDILAPIAAKVASGAAIHDFGGPLQAIKKMMGRHFKASKKQIVGYVLRVDIYGNLITNIPKEVFEKLNPGKFEIVFGRESLQQLQTNYDEVEPGDCWAFFNSLNLLEIGINHGHGAELLGLRYDSPIFINFEV, via the coding sequence ATGGCTTTGGTAACATTCATTTCAGATTTTGGCAACTCAGACTACTATGTACCAGCAGTCAAGGCCAAAATGCTATCCATCAATCCCCAGTTAACCATTGTTGACATTAGCCATGAAATTGCTTTGTATGACATCGCGCATGCCGCATTTTTATTGCGTTCCATTTATAACGATTTTCCTAAGGGTACTGTTCACCTGGTCGCTTTGAATACTACAAGTAGCATTACAGACGGCTATATTGGCATCAAACTTAACGAGCATATATTTATTGGGCCAAACAATGGGGTATTGAGCATGCTGGCAGATCATGACCCCGGCATCATTGTCAAATTTTCTGATATTCATATTAAAAACAGTTCCTTCCCTGCGAAGGATATTCTTGCCCCGATAGCAGCTAAGGTGGCTAGTGGTGCGGCCATTCATGATTTCGGAGGTCCTTTACAAGCCATCAAAAAAATGATGGGGAGACACTTTAAGGCAAGCAAGAAACAAATCGTAGGCTATGTACTTCGGGTAGACATCTATGGCAATTTGATCACCAATATCCCAAAAGAGGTCTTTGAGAAACTAAATCCGGGGAAATTTGAGATTGTATTCGGCAGGGAATCCCTTCAGCAACTTCAAACCAATTACGATGAAGTAGAACCCGGAGATTGTTGGGCATTCTTCAATAGCTTGAATTTATTGGAAATTGGCATTAATCATGGACATGGGGCCGAATTATTAGGCTTAAGGTACGACAGTCCAATATTTATCAATTTTGAAGTTTAA
- a CDS encoding DUF7133 domain-containing protein: MKKNLFLIPLLLTFLACKPEKKVETIESQTSPSLDSLSQSLEWPEDLAVQAFSGPELTPSPACLAVSPYGEVYVGVDAIGSLGKTPGKGRIVKLIDHDNDGKADSHTIFAEVDNPRGIISLGDKLYVLHTVFSEADSLATGMDLVVFEDEDGDGVADGPSQPLIQHISSPKFLQSRGTDHATNGIRLGIDGWIYIAVGDFGFHGAVDREGTELTMLGGGILRVRPDGTEMEVYTHGLRNIYDVAIDPYMNMFTRGNTNDGGGWNIRFIHQIQSGEYGYPVLFKNFTEEIIPALIDVGGGSGTGALYLQDERWPAHYDNNPLMADWGRSQVFIHKVTEEGPSYTQEQIPFFKLPQVTDLDIDGSGRMFMAAWDGAGYSGNESKGYVVRIVPKVLEYSEMPDLSSADIDDLVDLLLENSATIRIYAQQELIQRGSQDAASEVWGLVTDAEAPDYSRVAAMYAYSQILGKEAIPQLLKLMGDPAIKEYVIRAITDRKAFLSSLSVNPFVEALDDPSVRVKAAALIALGRIGDKAAIPHLLSIEVPDSFRAPSFGEEGPHATPNSEIILPHLAVRALVALEADKESLNAVGKENSKIGLWALRYMHSKAAVEGLIAKYNGAGTEDLELKQGILTTLARLYTKEAPYDGSWWWGTRPDTHGPYYKSVLWAGSAQIKDLFENIWDNGTIGERDVIAMLNEKNRMGITAFGGDFSVTETIEEPEVDLEKIKNQKGQVGESSIEDILLAMQEVKGDPVKGKAIFQKQGCKACHSISADEAMKGPFMGQIGSIMSREQIAESILKPNASISQGFATVMVDTKDDKSYVGFVTAESAERIVIRNIAGQAFTILTENIKDRKELENSMMPEGLANALSYEEFASLITYLSEQK; the protein is encoded by the coding sequence ATGAAAAAAAACCTGTTCTTAATACCATTACTTCTTACTTTTTTAGCCTGCAAGCCAGAAAAAAAGGTTGAAACTATTGAGTCCCAAACATCTCCATCGTTAGACTCTCTGAGTCAATCATTAGAATGGCCGGAGGATTTAGCAGTCCAAGCATTTTCAGGACCGGAATTAACCCCCAGTCCAGCTTGTCTTGCAGTTTCTCCTTATGGAGAGGTTTATGTGGGGGTAGACGCCATAGGTTCTCTAGGGAAAACCCCTGGTAAAGGAAGGATCGTAAAATTAATAGATCATGACAACGATGGGAAAGCAGATTCTCATACCATTTTTGCAGAGGTGGATAATCCAAGAGGGATTATTTCTTTGGGGGATAAACTATATGTTTTACATACAGTGTTTTCTGAAGCAGACAGTTTGGCCACCGGTATGGATCTCGTCGTTTTTGAAGACGAGGATGGAGACGGTGTAGCAGATGGCCCTTCCCAGCCTTTAATTCAACATATTAGCTCACCCAAATTTCTTCAAAGCAGAGGAACAGATCATGCAACTAATGGGATTCGTTTAGGTATAGATGGATGGATATATATTGCAGTAGGGGATTTTGGATTCCATGGAGCCGTAGATAGAGAAGGAACAGAATTGACAATGCTCGGAGGAGGGATTCTCAGGGTACGTCCTGATGGTACCGAAATGGAAGTATATACCCATGGGTTAAGAAATATCTATGATGTAGCCATTGATCCCTACATGAATATGTTTACACGTGGCAATACCAATGATGGTGGAGGCTGGAACATACGTTTTATTCATCAAATCCAGTCCGGTGAATATGGCTATCCGGTCTTGTTTAAAAATTTCACTGAAGAGATTATTCCTGCATTAATAGATGTAGGAGGTGGTTCAGGAACAGGTGCTTTGTATTTGCAGGACGAGCGCTGGCCGGCTCATTACGACAATAATCCTTTGATGGCGGATTGGGGTAGGAGCCAAGTGTTTATTCACAAAGTGACTGAAGAGGGTCCATCATATACTCAAGAACAAATACCGTTTTTTAAATTACCCCAAGTTACTGACCTGGACATAGATGGTTCCGGAAGAATGTTTATGGCAGCGTGGGATGGAGCCGGATATTCGGGAAATGAAAGCAAGGGATATGTAGTAAGGATAGTTCCAAAAGTTTTGGAATACAGTGAAATGCCTGACCTTTCTTCAGCTGACATTGATGACTTAGTGGATTTGTTATTGGAAAATAGCGCCACCATTAGAATTTATGCTCAGCAAGAGTTGATCCAAAGAGGAAGTCAAGATGCAGCTTCTGAAGTCTGGGGTTTAGTTACTGATGCTGAAGCACCGGATTATTCCAGAGTAGCAGCCATGTATGCTTATAGCCAGATTTTGGGTAAAGAGGCGATTCCTCAATTATTAAAACTTATGGGAGACCCTGCCATTAAGGAATATGTGATCCGAGCAATTACTGACCGTAAAGCATTTTTAAGCAGTTTGTCAGTAAATCCTTTTGTGGAGGCTTTGGATGATCCTTCAGTGAGGGTAAAAGCCGCGGCACTTATTGCATTGGGAAGGATAGGAGACAAAGCTGCCATTCCTCATTTATTAAGCATTGAGGTGCCTGATTCATTTCGCGCACCATCTTTTGGAGAAGAAGGACCACATGCCACACCAAACTCAGAAATTATTTTGCCACATTTAGCGGTGAGAGCTTTGGTAGCTTTAGAGGCAGATAAAGAGAGTTTGAATGCAGTCGGAAAAGAGAATTCTAAAATAGGCTTATGGGCTTTGCGCTACATGCACTCCAAAGCTGCAGTGGAAGGTTTGATTGCTAAGTATAATGGAGCCGGAACCGAAGATTTAGAATTAAAGCAAGGTATACTCACCACACTGGCGAGACTTTACACCAAAGAAGCACCTTATGATGGTTCTTGGTGGTGGGGCACAAGGCCTGATACACATGGTCCCTATTATAAATCCGTTTTATGGGCCGGTTCGGCACAAATCAAAGACTTGTTTGAAAATATTTGGGACAATGGAACCATCGGCGAGAGAGATGTAATTGCAATGCTTAATGAAAAAAACCGGATGGGGATTACAGCATTTGGAGGAGATTTTTCAGTCACGGAAACTATTGAGGAGCCGGAAGTGGATTTGGAAAAGATTAAAAACCAGAAAGGTCAGGTGGGAGAATCATCAATAGAGGACATTCTTTTGGCCATGCAGGAGGTGAAAGGTGACCCTGTGAAAGGGAAAGCTATTTTCCAAAAACAAGGTTGCAAAGCCTGTCATAGTATTTCAGCCGATGAAGCAATGAAAGGGCCTTTTATGGGTCAAATTGGTAGCATCATGAGTAGAGAGCAAATAGCTGAATCTATTTTAAAGCCTAATGCTTCTATATCTCAAGGTTTTGCAACTGTAATGGTGGATACCAAAGATGATAAATCCTATGTTGGATTTGTTACAGCTGAAAGTGCCGAGAGGATTGTTATCCGAAATATTGCCGGACAAGCCTTTACCATTTTGACAGAAAACATTAAAGATCGAAAGGAACTGGAAAATTCTATGATGCCGGAAGGTTTAGCCAACGCATTGTCATATGAGGAATTTGCGTCGTTGATTACTTACCTCTCTGAGCAAAAATAA
- a CDS encoding MFS transporter — translation MVQLKTRRISAGAFFFLTGLCFSSWASRIPDFQQKFGLSEGQLGSVLLGLPLGSLLALPLATWAVIKFGSKSVIMVGLSLYIFVLVGIGISMDAFFLTIMVFIFGMLGNMMNISLNTQALNLEKDYGRNILGSLHGLWSLAGFAGAGVGGLMVYLSLSPFQHYTIIFLFGIIVVFSFRNGFVQEEKDNSSSVKGMVWKKPDPTLLKLGMIGFCGMMCEGCMFDWSGVYMNKVVQAPAYLVPTGYISYMGAMALGRFAADKLAHRFGMMNVLQGSGVLIFTGLILSIAFAQVGVVILGFLMVGLGTAAIVPLCFSLAANATSLPTGMAIAMVSTISFFGFLLGPPLIGFIAEWTDLKMSFALMSFVGLMVTFLVWISKKSFALKIAS, via the coding sequence ATGGTACAATTAAAAACAAGAAGAATTTCAGCCGGTGCTTTCTTTTTCCTTACGGGATTGTGTTTTTCATCATGGGCTTCTAGAATACCTGATTTTCAACAGAAATTTGGGTTAAGTGAAGGACAGTTAGGATCAGTTTTGCTGGGTCTTCCTCTAGGCTCATTACTCGCTTTGCCTCTAGCGACTTGGGCTGTAATTAAATTTGGGAGTAAATCGGTGATAATGGTTGGCCTTTCCCTATACATATTTGTATTGGTAGGTATTGGGATTTCTATGGATGCCTTCTTTCTAACCATTATGGTTTTCATCTTTGGTATGTTAGGTAATATGATGAATATTTCTTTAAATACACAAGCATTAAATTTAGAGAAAGATTATGGGAGAAATATATTAGGTTCTTTACATGGCTTGTGGAGTTTGGCCGGCTTTGCCGGAGCAGGAGTTGGTGGGCTTATGGTTTATTTGTCCTTATCACCTTTTCAACATTATACAATTATATTTTTGTTTGGGATTATAGTGGTTTTTTCTTTTAGGAATGGCTTTGTTCAGGAGGAAAAAGACAATTCAAGTTCCGTAAAAGGGATGGTGTGGAAGAAACCTGATCCAACGTTACTAAAATTAGGAATGATTGGTTTTTGTGGGATGATGTGCGAAGGGTGTATGTTTGACTGGTCAGGTGTGTACATGAACAAAGTGGTGCAAGCACCGGCTTATTTGGTGCCTACAGGATATATTTCCTATATGGGGGCCATGGCATTAGGTAGGTTTGCTGCAGATAAATTGGCGCATCGATTTGGCATGATGAATGTCTTGCAAGGGTCAGGTGTTTTAATATTTACGGGGCTGATTTTGTCAATTGCATTTGCACAGGTTGGAGTGGTTATTTTAGGGTTCTTGATGGTTGGTTTAGGTACGGCAGCCATTGTTCCACTGTGTTTTAGCCTTGCGGCAAATGCTACTTCTTTGCCTACCGGTATGGCCATTGCTATGGTTTCTACCATTTCTTTTTTTGGTTTCTTATTAGGGCCTCCATTAATTGGTTTTATTGCTGAATGGACAGATTTGAAAATGTCTTTCGCCTTGATGTCATTCGTTGGTTTGATGGTAACCTTTCTTGTTTGGATAAGTAAAAAAAGTTTTGCTTTAAAGATTGCCTCCTAG